One genomic window of Branchiostoma lanceolatum isolate klBraLanc5 chromosome 5, klBraLanc5.hap2, whole genome shotgun sequence includes the following:
- the LOC136434939 gene encoding leucine dehydrogenase-like isoform X2 — MSTLRTVGGVLFTRVCGKHVNNRPISSKRLQLFQVSSYFGAQNNVYLSSDATKTKKADSLIAMDPNRFAGHLQKLGIRRCFVVWDFEEGKAKVSHPELEELAQFCAADKVNYDHHEGVFMEVGRRTGVLMGAFVWRTYRGQACGGIRLWNYPGMDRYLTDGLRLAQGMGVKSALAGLWAGGGKGVVQEPMHNKHRDPDFRQKMFFDYGDFLSSLNGCYVSAEDVGLNVNDLNNVMNRTRYTTCISEELGGSGNPSILTGKGVVCAMEAALDFLNMGTLKEKTVAIQGAGNVAVIIIETLLEKGVKYIYVTECHQNRVDDMKRVLADKANGRLEIQKVPIEDASVMSYNCDILSPCALGGILNADTIPLINAPIVCGAANNQLRCPEDNQLLKERGITYIVDYVANRMGIVNCANETYGRLPDDPAITRHLGRDWENSVFRITKEILQKAEKEDITPVEAADVLADKASRELHPIWPHRSQHIIKALVDGGWHKGNNIYGSLTIGL; from the exons ATGAGTACGCTTCGTACCGTGGGAGGCGTACTGTTCACCAGGGTTTGCGGGAAACATGTGAACAACAGACCGATCAGCAGCAAACGTCTTCAGCTCTTCCAAGTTTCTTCGTATTTTGGCGCCCAGAATAATGTTTATCTTTCGTCTGATGCGACGAAGACGAAGAAGGCTGATTCCCTGATCGCGATGGACCCGAATCGGTTTGCAGGACATCTGCAGAAGCTCGGAATCAGGAGGTGTTTCGTGGTGTGGGATTTTGAGGAGGGGAAGGCCAAGGTTTCCCATCCTGAGTTGGAGGAACTAGCCCAGTTCTGTGCGGCAGACAAG GTGAACTACGACCATCATGAAGGTGTGTTCATGGAGGTGGGCAGGAGGACAGGTGTGCTGATGGGAGCTTTTGTCTGGAGAACCTACCGTGGCCAAGCA TGTGGAGGCATCCGTCTGTGGAACTACCCCGGTATGGACCGGTACCTGACTGATGGACTGAGACTGGCACAGGGGATGGGAGTCAAGTCTGCCCTGGCTGGCCTATG GGCAGGAGGAGGTAAGGGAGTGGTGCAGGAGCCCATGCACAACAAACACAGGGACCCTGACTTCAGACAGAAGATGTTCTTCGACTACGGAGACTTCCTGTCCTCACTCAATGGCTGCTATG TTAGTGCAGAGGACGTAGGGTTGAATGTCAACGACCTGAACAACGTGATGAACAGAACCCGCTACACCACGTGTATATCTGAGGAGCTGGGGGGCTCCGGGAACCCCTCTATACTCACAGGAAAAG GAGTTGTGTGTGCAATGGAGGCTGCTCTGGACTTCCTGAACATGGGAACTCTGAAGGAGAAAACAGTGGCTATACAAGGGGCTGGCAATGTAG CTGTGATCATCATTGAAACACTATTAGAGAAGGGGGTGAAATATATCTATGTCACAGAGTGTCACCAGAACCGTGTGGACGATATGAAACGAGTCTTAGCTGACAAG GCCAATGGCAGGTTAGAGATCCAGAAGGTTCCTATAGAAGACGCCAGCGTCATGTCTTATAACTGTGACATCCTGTCACCGTGTGCACTTGGAGGG ATCCTGAATGCAGACACAATTCCGCTGATCAACGCCCCCATCGTTTGTGGTGCAGCCAACAACCAGCTACGTTGTCCAGAGGATAACCAACTGCTGAAGGAACGTGGCATCACCTACATTGTGGACTATGTGGCCAACAGAATG GGTATAGTGAACTGTGCCAATGAGACCTATGGTAGACTGCCCGATGACCCAGCCATCACCAGACACCTGGGTAGAGACTGGGAGAACTCA GTGTTTAGGATCACAAAGGAGATCCTACAGAAGGCTGAGAAGGAGGACATCACGCCTGTGGAGGCTGCAGACGTCCTGGCGGACAAGGCGAGTCGGGAGCTGCACCCCATCTGGCCTCACCGCAGCCAGCACATCATCAAAGCACTGGTGGATGGGGGCTGGCACAAGGGGAACAACATTTACGGCTCTCTAACTATAGGGCTTTAA
- the LOC136434939 gene encoding leucine dehydrogenase-like isoform X1, with product MSTLRTVGGVLFTRVCGKHVNNRPISSKRLQLFQVSSYFGAQNNVYLSSDATKTKKADSLIAMDPNRFAGHLQKLGIRRCFVVWDFEEGKAKVSHPELEELAQFCAADKVNYDHHEGVFMEVGRRTGVLMGAFVWRTYRGQACGGIRLWNYPGMDRYLTDGLRLAQGMGVKSALAGLWAGGGKGVVQEPMHNKHRDPDFRQKMFFDYGDFLSSLNGCYVNLAVSAEDVGLNVNDLNNVMNRTRYTTCISEELGGSGNPSILTGKGVVCAMEAALDFLNMGTLKEKTVAIQGAGNVAVIIIETLLEKGVKYIYVTECHQNRVDDMKRVLADKANGRLEIQKVPIEDASVMSYNCDILSPCALGGILNADTIPLINAPIVCGAANNQLRCPEDNQLLKERGITYIVDYVANRMGIVNCANETYGRLPDDPAITRHLGRDWENSVFRITKEILQKAEKEDITPVEAADVLADKASRELHPIWPHRSQHIIKALVDGGWHKGNNIYGSLTIGL from the exons ATGAGTACGCTTCGTACCGTGGGAGGCGTACTGTTCACCAGGGTTTGCGGGAAACATGTGAACAACAGACCGATCAGCAGCAAACGTCTTCAGCTCTTCCAAGTTTCTTCGTATTTTGGCGCCCAGAATAATGTTTATCTTTCGTCTGATGCGACGAAGACGAAGAAGGCTGATTCCCTGATCGCGATGGACCCGAATCGGTTTGCAGGACATCTGCAGAAGCTCGGAATCAGGAGGTGTTTCGTGGTGTGGGATTTTGAGGAGGGGAAGGCCAAGGTTTCCCATCCTGAGTTGGAGGAACTAGCCCAGTTCTGTGCGGCAGACAAG GTGAACTACGACCATCATGAAGGTGTGTTCATGGAGGTGGGCAGGAGGACAGGTGTGCTGATGGGAGCTTTTGTCTGGAGAACCTACCGTGGCCAAGCA TGTGGAGGCATCCGTCTGTGGAACTACCCCGGTATGGACCGGTACCTGACTGATGGACTGAGACTGGCACAGGGGATGGGAGTCAAGTCTGCCCTGGCTGGCCTATG GGCAGGAGGAGGTAAGGGAGTGGTGCAGGAGCCCATGCACAACAAACACAGGGACCCTGACTTCAGACAGAAGATGTTCTTCGACTACGGAGACTTCCTGTCCTCACTCAATGGCTGCTATG TTAACCTGGCCG TTAGTGCAGAGGACGTAGGGTTGAATGTCAACGACCTGAACAACGTGATGAACAGAACCCGCTACACCACGTGTATATCTGAGGAGCTGGGGGGCTCCGGGAACCCCTCTATACTCACAGGAAAAG GAGTTGTGTGTGCAATGGAGGCTGCTCTGGACTTCCTGAACATGGGAACTCTGAAGGAGAAAACAGTGGCTATACAAGGGGCTGGCAATGTAG CTGTGATCATCATTGAAACACTATTAGAGAAGGGGGTGAAATATATCTATGTCACAGAGTGTCACCAGAACCGTGTGGACGATATGAAACGAGTCTTAGCTGACAAG GCCAATGGCAGGTTAGAGATCCAGAAGGTTCCTATAGAAGACGCCAGCGTCATGTCTTATAACTGTGACATCCTGTCACCGTGTGCACTTGGAGGG ATCCTGAATGCAGACACAATTCCGCTGATCAACGCCCCCATCGTTTGTGGTGCAGCCAACAACCAGCTACGTTGTCCAGAGGATAACCAACTGCTGAAGGAACGTGGCATCACCTACATTGTGGACTATGTGGCCAACAGAATG GGTATAGTGAACTGTGCCAATGAGACCTATGGTAGACTGCCCGATGACCCAGCCATCACCAGACACCTGGGTAGAGACTGGGAGAACTCA GTGTTTAGGATCACAAAGGAGATCCTACAGAAGGCTGAGAAGGAGGACATCACGCCTGTGGAGGCTGCAGACGTCCTGGCGGACAAGGCGAGTCGGGAGCTGCACCCCATCTGGCCTCACCGCAGCCAGCACATCATCAAAGCACTGGTGGATGGGGGCTGGCACAAGGGGAACAACATTTACGGCTCTCTAACTATAGGGCTTTAA